A part of Strix aluco isolate bStrAlu1 chromosome 21, bStrAlu1.hap1, whole genome shotgun sequence genomic DNA contains:
- the TMEM100 gene encoding transmembrane protein 100, which translates to MTNEPIKEILGAPKHPDSVTTEKSNNNDCVITTIPLVSECQLTAATGGAELSCYRCTIPFGVVILIAGIVVTAVAYSFNSHGSIISVFGLVLLSSGLLLLASSAVCWKIRQQNKKAKRRESQTALVANQRTLFG; encoded by the coding sequence ATGACAAACGAACCTATTAAAGAGATTCTGGGCGCTCCAAAGCATCCTGATTCTGTAACCACGGAGAAGAGTAATAACAATGACTGTGTGATAACCACCATCCCTCTCGTCAGTGAATGCCAGCTGACTGCAGCAACAGGGGGAGCAGAACTCTCCTGTTACCGCTGTACCATTCCCTTCGGTGTGGTTATCCTCATAGCCGGCATTGTGGTTACTGCTGTGGCATACAGCTTCAATTCCCATGGATCGATCATCTCAGTGTTTGGATTAGTCCTCTTGTCATCAGGACTCCTTTTGCTGGCTTCTAGTGCAGTGTGCTGGAAAATCAGGcagcaaaacaagaaagcaaagaggCGGGAGAGCCAGACCGCGCTTGTGGCAAATCAGCGAACCTTGTTTGGTTAA